Genomic DNA from Manihot esculenta cultivar AM560-2 chromosome 15, M.esculenta_v8, whole genome shotgun sequence:
GGAGGAACTCCATGACATATGGAGATGTTAAGTTACTATGACAATAGAACAGtaagatataaaatatatattgtcCCATTTTAGAAGTTTACTCCGTGAAGAATCTATCAGACAAGAATCTCACTATTCTTTGTGTCATTTTTGCTTTTCCTGTTCACCTTCTTTTGTTTCTTCAGGTTTGAACTTTGAAGAAGATGGCGATGGTGAAACCAGTTAAAAATGAGAAGGTAAAAACATttcagtcttttttttttttttttgctaatgGTTATTTTACTGTCACAAACTAAGAGAAATGCTGACTTGGAGCCCTTGAGATGAGCACAATTGCTGCATGTGAATAAAAGGAAAGCTTTGTTCGGAACTTCCAGGGTGAAGTTAAATATTTGAAATCTCTATAAATTTCTATTTTCATAATAACTATAATCCTAATTCTCTTAAGATTTTAGACCTCACATCTTACTATAAAACAACTTGCTTAAGTCTCCTTTGTTTGATGAACTTTGCCATAAGATGCCCAAATGTGCTGCTTCTTCACCGAGAACTTGGCACATACCCTGCTGTGAAGAAGGTTTTGGAAAATCAGTTgtaaaaaggaaataaatagCCATAAGAACCTGCAAGTCCTTACATATGTAACTCTGTTTTTCATAAGAAACTTAAGATTACATATTCTTCTTTATGACAAGgacatatacatatatgcaCATGGATTGTAGAGTGTAGAGAGAAAAATATTACATGATTATGCAAATTTGAAGTCTGATTTTCCATCAAGCTTGGTTGTTGGGGTTTGGCCCCTCTCTTTTGGCAGGAAGCTCTGAATGGAGAAGATTCCATATAGCTTTCTTTTTTGCTTGGCACCCAAATAAGCAAAAACGTCATTTGTTTGATTCTCCCAACTCTTTCCAGGGATTGCATTTGTCAGTTATCATCAATGAAAGACGTGATGTAGAGAATCCATTGACAAGGGCTTGTTACGTTCCATTTATGGGAGACCCATTATGCTTGACAATGGCAATGCAATTAATTGGTTTTCTGCAAGGAACCCGGGAATCGCTCGCGTTCAATTGTTGAAACTTGAAAGTGAGATTTCAgtgaaaaagttaaaaatttgtGTGTATTAGAGAGAAAGGACAAGGAGATTATATGGTTTTGGAGATATATTTTACATATTGCGGTGCACAAATTTACATGCTTCCTCATTAATTTAATTCCAGGTAGACAAGTTAAGAAATTGATACAAGATATATAATATcagttaattattttagatcaaataaaaatgaattaaaaaattaattttagccgatttattaattatataaaataaaaaattttatttatttaataaaaaaaacttaaaattcataaattaaataacGTCAATTTACTTATACATATatagtaattaataaaatattaattttcatgTGAATTCTATCGtaactaataattaatatatatttattagacTGAAATTTTTGGGAGTATAAAGGGGCAAAATGATTTTAATCTCTAAGTAAATTGGTATAAAGCTTCTCTTACTGTCTACAGAATGGTGACATCACACAAGTTCATCTTGATATTCATAATTGAAAATTGTCTTGTTCATCAAGTCAAGTAGACTTGAATCGCAAAAGTGCACTTTGAGATTTATGGTTGCTTGAGAAAATCTTTTTGTCCATCGGATAAGCTAAGGTAAATGTCTTGAAAAAGCTGTAGAGGTTTATATTTTAAgctcctaaaaaaaaaaaaaccaacagGTTGGGTGCTTCTAgttgtttaaattttatcatttcaaTATATCTACAAGCTAACTCAAAGCTACtatatttaaattgttttcttaaacaattaaattctaaataaaGAGATTTAAGGAAGTGTTTTGATAGAAAAAatagtttattaaaaaaatataatgaaagagggtaaaatacatatatttacatattttttaataagacattaaaaatatatcatatttttttaaaaaaaattaaaatttgtgtATTTTCTCTTCTTTATGTACTTCTAcgtttcttatttatttactagtaattatattaaaaaaactttGCTTTGATATGATAGATTTGGAGGTTTTAATTTTACTACCTTTGCTTATAAAAACATAATCACATTTTATTAGACATTGTAAAATATGAGAAGATTAACATATAACATCTGCTCGTTgcatttctttttcaattttgattttggttgaatttttttatagtaataataacattaaaattatcattataatCGGATCTGATCTCTTGCTGATACAGAATGAGGTAAAATTTCCTACATATATAAGATTGATCAGAAATAAACATTAATTTACATGGCTTAACTTTGACATTCTTCCAAGATGAATGGTTACTCGAGACGACTACAACTATGACCTATATATTTCGGGTGTTTCTCCCACTTCTGATAAGCTTTTTCTAGGAACCATTGTACTCACTGATCTAAAATGGAACATCTGCACTCATGCATTCCGTGTATCCTTTCACATATACAAGGGAAATTTTTGTAATTGCTTCTCCTGCTACCCTCCTTGCTCTTCAACAATAAAACATTACTCTCTTCACGTTTTCCTTCAAGGCAGGCAATGGCCGTACTCCAGATTCTCCTACCCGTGTTCCCTTGCTACCATGCCCAGAACCAACTCCTGACGAACCATTTTCCTGCATTTCTGGCTCCATGTAAAATCGAGCGCGAAAAGCAGCCAAATGTGCATAATATGCTGGAGGAACTGCATGGAAAACCGCCAATCACCCAccaaaagaaaaattgaagcTACAATCATGATTTTCTGTACTTGAATTAGACACAGACACAGTTAGGTGGGGGGGACACTTTCTAAAAGCTCCATATAATTTCAAACCTACGATCTTAAAAGAACGCATTCTGCTGTTTCATTAAACTAAAGCTCAGATAAATTCTCAAAGTGAACATAGATACTGTGCGATAAAAGACATACCGACAGAAACAGAGCGAGTGCATCTTGCATATGTATAGCATAGATTGTTTGTCAATGACTGGATTCCATCAGCAGTGAAGTTGTTTTCATCCCACAAAACATGGTAGTGAGCAGGCCGACTTGTTCCCTGTCACATTAGAATGAAGAACAAATTTATTAACTTGTAAAGCAGCAACACCACAATACCGTCTCTATATTTGTAAACGTAATAACATTTTGTATATGCCAGCTAAATCCTCGTCAATTTATCCCCTATTTCATTTCAAATAATTCCTCAACTAAGAAATAATCTAAAACCTAATACCATAGTGCAGCATCATGCAATCGCAATAAACAAAATATTAATAGAAGTTATAGGCTTACTCAAATCTCAAATTTTACATCCATTCCTATGACCAAAAGGCTTTCCTAGATTGGATTATGTTGGATTTAGATGGAGTATTTGTTTTGTCCATTGGTCTACTTCTATTGACAGAGAGAGGTTTACCTGAATACCAGCATGGCTACAGAGATAAAAATCAAATTCTGTAGGGTGACAGATTTTAGAGTCAACCACAGTACctgaaaatttaaaacaaaagtaatcagaaaagaaaacaaaaatatttcaaattacaGAAATAAAAGAAGTAGAATGGTAACAGTAAGAAACTATAAAACTTACCAGGTAATATGTTCCCACTTTTGTCCGTGCTACTCCTATCCCTGTGGTTGTTAGCAAATAATCGAGTATGATGCCGTTTCTGTACAACTATGAAAGTCACAGGTGGTTGATAGTTTGGTTCTAAAGAGGCACAAGCCTgcaagaaaaaatatttattagaacCACAATCTTTCCATTTGTTGCACATAGTTTACTGGGAATATTACACATAAAATTATATTCTCACCTTCCGGATTGCATCTAATTCATAAAGCAGAACTTGATAGAATTGCCCTTCGCTAACACCATCCCTGTTCAAATTAAATGGCATGAGCATCACCATAAAAACTGAAGTGCAAAAAGTCTTAAGATGAGTAAAACAGTGCTGAAACCACAGGATATTATAGATCTGTGCAAGTTCTGTGTCAACATGGAAATTTCTGCCTTTGCGTTGGGAGTATTAACCTGTAGAATATAATCCTCAGCGGCTTCTGTCCTGTTGCCTTCCTAAAGGAAACCAGAAGATCTCTGTAGGAGAAATATATTATGGATCAAATAGCGACACTAGaaaaaatgatagaagaaataaaaataaaaaataagaactcAGATGCCAACTCCAGAGATAAAATTCCTATACCTGATCATGCCCCCACTAACAGTTCCACGAACTGGATCTTGCCATGTTTTATACAAGTCTTGTATGAGTTCTTGTCTGTGAGCTTGAGCACAAACTAATCCAGCATATTTTGTCACTTCAGGCCAGTCTTGAGAAGCTACTACCTAGTAAGAAGACAAATATAAGCAACTGGGACCTCCACAATTACTAGGGCAAGAGTGATAAATGTCAATTTGAGAGAAATCATACTGCTGCAATTGAAGGGCTTGAGTCCTCCCCATTCTCTGGGTGAGTCACATCTGCTCCAAATATAATGGTTGGTATGTCACTAACTAATGGTATCCTGCAGCTAATGGCGTCTAAAAGGACAGTGTTTCTACCACCCATCTGCATAAGGAGGTGGAGGAAATTCAAAACATTAAACACTTTGAGGGTATGAATGATTCAGAAATAAAAATGATTAAGGATTAATTTTAGACAAAGGAAAACAAGCTCAAGATGCCCACAATTATGGTGTATATTCCTGGAATAACCAAATAGATGAATGTGTTAACATGGTAGTTCTAGCAACTTTATGAAGCAAGTAGAAGTATGTATTCATACCAAATGACAATCACTTATAGAATACTTCTTCAATCATTGTATAAAGAGTATTATCCCAAAGATCAAGAGAGGTAATCTAACCTTAACATTAATCTTCAGTGACACATTAGCCAAATACTGCTTGCTGATCTTGAAGACATGTTTTGTAAGACAGCATTGTGATATTAAACCAAGATCAGTTTCACATATCCGCTTAAGGTCACCTGAAAAGGAAGAATCATGTTGAATAAAAATGTCTGCTCTAGATCTCTTCATTTCTTCACCTCACTTGAAGTAAATTGGGCCCAAACTGaattaaaaacttaaataaGCATAAATAACAATGACCACCAATTTGCGAAAACATATGGCATACCATAAAGGGATCCGTTGTTGTCGGGCAGAATAGCTAATAAAAGCTCTAGTTCTTTTCCTTTGGTTTTGCTCATAGAAGAATGATATACATGCTTCAAGGCTTTCTCTACTTGATCTGGCCTGGCATTGTAGATTGGAATAACAGGCTCTGGATTGAATTCCTACATAACAGGAACAAATCAACAATATCATAAAATGTAGGAAAGGGAAGAAAGAACGTTTTGATATAGCCCAGTGCACATAATTGCAACTTGGTAGAAAAATTACCATGCCAGATACTTGGCACATCTGAGCAAGTTCATTGCAAAATCCACGAGCAACACTTTCTTGAACACTCCTTGAAAAGTTTATACAAGCCCATCGGCTTACGGTCATCCCATTGATCATTTTCTGCATATACAGTTAGGGGTAAATAGAAATGAAGCTGAGAAAATTTCGAAACTGAGAAAATTTCTGATTTACAGGACCATCATATCGGACCAAAATATGATATAGTAATTCTAGAATTCTGAATTCTACAACGAGAAGTCATAGAACTTCCTAAGACATGCCCTGGTTAGTTTATCCAACAAAAGAAAACAATTAGAAAAAGCAGGTTGTTTCTAATTGCTAAATACATAGACGAAACAGTAAAGATTTAGCTAAAGTTGATTAGTACCAGTTATTCACATGAATCCAACATATGCAGTCTACTAGAATTTTAGGGAGATTGCAATTTGTGAGTACAATACCTTGTTCATCATGTTCCATTGCCCAACTTGTGGCAAACAGTCCTTTTCCCTTCCTGTTTCATGATATTTCAGCTGCAGAAAGAGTGCAATGAGGGATGAAAATGAATATGCTAATTATCCTTTCCTAAATTAGTATAGACACTAGGTAGAGAATAAATGCAGCATTACCCAAGGAGCAGGTAGAATTCGAGCTTCAACAGAAGCTAGCTTTTCACTGATTTTGATCCCAAACTCCTTTGCATAAGGATCTTGATCATAAGCATTATGCTGAACTGTCTGCTTGTGTTTCAACATGCATTAGAGATAAAAGGTCATGAAACAAATAAAAACCAAAAGAGCACAACATGCAAGATATAGGAACATAAATTACTCatcagggaaaaaaaaaaagcaaccaGTTTAAGGAGGCAATTTTCCATTGTTTCCATTAACTATAGTGATggtttaattaaattagattcTTCAACATAATGAGATTCCAatgttcctttttttttttgtcatttgCTCCATGATCCATGATTTTACAAAGCTTCACCTAAACAGTTTGCATAGCATACTAGGTTCACAGATCTACCACGTCAAGTTCACGAAATTACCAATCTGAGAAAGAGAAATTATCAGAAATCACCAGTACCTGCAAAATGTCATTTTCTCGATCCCTCGGTCTTTGGCATGTAACTTTCAACAGTGCAGTAATTTGTCTCTCATTCAACCTTTTAGTGTATCGTTGACCTTCTACAATTTTGCATGCCTAGCAAAGCAATGTATATTCATAGAGGATTATCTAAAGAATGCGGAAAGTGAACTAAAACTAAAATAACAAGAAGAAACCAAAAATAAATGGTTCAGTAACCTTCACCTACCTCCATCGGGAGATagtttgccttcttctggtttCCTACTTGAAGGCAAGGGAGATGAGAATGCTGAATGGTGAAGCCATACATCTCTTGGAAGTACTCAACTACTGACTTCATAGTGGAGTTATCATCAACAGGAAATCTAAACAAGACAGCCTTTTACAATCAGACCACCAAGGAAGGTTTAAAGTTTTCATTGTTCCTTATTAAGAAGAGCCCGTATCTTCAAGGATTAGATATAATTAAGAGAGAATTAAACTTACACAAGTTCTCTTGTAGGTTGAGATGTCAATCCTGAGACACGATACTTTCTCCGTACATGTCCTCTATGAGTTACTTCAACTTTCACTCCCCTGAGGGCCTTTTTAATCTGGTAATTTATCACCAGTAACATACCATGTTATATTAAATAACAAGAAAATGATAAGATTGTTCAGGATTATAAACTGAAGTACCTTGATTCTATCAGAATCAGACAATGGTCTGGATAACACATCCTTGCCTAGAAGCTGGGCAACAAACTCAATTACAGGGAGAGGCTCGATGAATGCAGCAGAAGCCATATCTACATTACAACAAAGTAAAAAAGTGggaaaaagtaaaagaaaatgaaagattaTTTACGGATACTGTAAAAAAGTTcattagatattttaatatctatTCATTCGTTTACCAATATTTAAAGAGAGGCCCATTTGTGTAGGCCTTATACTCTGGTAAAACCCACACCAAGACTCCAAGCCATCACCAAGCCGTTGTGGTGCTCTAATATCTGGTGAAAAGAAGGATCTTCCTATGGGACAGTACCTTTACAGAAAGTAGAAAAGCTTTAAATTTTAGCTTATGCTTTGCTTATTAAGAACTTATACAGTTCCAACACAATCATAGAACTTCATGAGAAATCATACCTCTTTGTTGAGAGCTCTCTCAATACAATGTCAAGAATTTGTAAAGCTTCCTGTGGAGCATCAGCACGTTTACCAGCTAAAAATTGACCCAAATGATGCATATTGGCCCTTGCTACAAACTTGATCACCACTttgtactctctctctctcctgaaAATTTGAATGTTGGTCCAGTAGAATTACTTATTATATGAGGAgataaaatcaaagcaaaaaatTGGCATGCATTATATACAGTACAGAGAATTTATCCCTTctgtctcttttttctttttgttactGTTTTCCATTAGATCTTAATTATATACTGAAACCGAACTTGCTCAATAGAGCATAGTGAAAGAAGCTtgcaaaattaaaattcagaatGGGAATGAATGGAGCCAAagcataattaattaaaaaaaattttacttagGGCCATTGATTCCATCCTCCTCATCAACTAGCTTAATCGTGAATTCCTTCCAAGCAAAGGGAAGTTGCCCAGCTGTGTACAGACTCTTTCTGCCATCGTAAGCAGGAAGTCTCATTCCTAAGTCAGATTCTTTGTAAAGCCTCACAAGCTCTGCCATGATAGCTCTGTTTGTAGTTCTTGATGCCACTTCAGGAGTTATGGTAACCTGCAGGAATCAGAAGAGAACGAAAAAAGGGAAATAAACAATAAGAACAAAAACTACCGTCTATGAGATAAAACAGAACCCTATTTAATTCATTCTGCAATGTACAGCAAAAGTAAGACCAATGGCATGAACATGTCCACTGTCAGATTAATGGCCACAAATTTGCAAGGACATAAATTTTCTATACAAAGGAaaataagggaaaaaaaaaaggccaaaggatgaaacaaagaaaacacaaGTTTAAAACTCTGCATCAGCGTATTAACAGCCGTATTTAATGCAAGAACCCTTGAGAGAGAGGGAGCAATAAGAAGTATTCATGTTCAATGTCAGATTAAGGGCCCCGATTGGTATACCAGAAAaacaaaattagaaaaataaagaaaagcgaATCCTCTTCAGTATATTTACAGCCATGTTAATGTAAAAACTAAAACCCCATCGAGGACAGTAACTTACATCATATTGGTTCAAGTCCTTGTCTGGTAATTCTGCGAAGAAATGGTTGGCCTTAACAACACACTTTGTCCCCATTTGACCATAACCAGGCCTAGCAGCGTAACTCAAAGACTTGCTAGAAGTAGGGAACCCCAAACCCATCTCTATTTCACAAGTACTTCCAGCATTTCCAATAGAACCATTTGGAGCACTTGCCAAGAGATCACCTGCTGGATTCACAGGCTTATGTGCCAAAGTACACGGCCTTGAACTGGGTCTCATACCGGCATCTCCTTGGTCAGACTTTCTACCACCTCTGCCTCTTCTCCTTCCTCTGTTTTTTGCTGGAGGTAAGGTCTGGTTCTGAGTTTTGCTGTTGTGGGTTTCCTGAGGTGGAGGTCCCTTGCCATTTTGGGAAGTTTTAGGGTGTTTTTGAGGATGGTTCATAGTGTTCTGCAAGTGGGTTTTAATCACTAAGTGCTGCTCTGAGCTCTCTTTCATTTGCCTTATAGGCATTGCGGatttcccccccccccccctccttTCGCTCTTCGCTCGCTGAAACTTACACGCAAAGCCCAAAAGCTGGTGTTCAAAACAGTAAAGGTTCAGCAAATGGCAGAAATATACTTTCTTTCCCTTCTAGCCTTTCCACATTTGCCTCACAGATTTAAGATTTTAGGCTATTTTCTTCGCTGGAAAAAACATAAACACAGAAAAGGAAAATGCATGTCAGCCAAGAGACCAAAAACTGTAGGTGTAAAGAAATAGGAataataatgatgatgatgtaAAGAAATAGGAATCAACTAATGATGATGAAGCATAGTTGTTCACACCACAAGTAAAAGGGTATTGGAGATTGTCTAGGCCTTTGTTGCACATTACAAGCATTACTATTCCTTCGAAAATTTTGGAACCCAAAATGTTGACCTCTGTTTCAACAGATAAACCCACAGaaacaaattaaaaacaaaCCAAAACCCAAAAACAAAGAGTCCCAGTTCCCATCTGACTGGTCATATTGCAGAACCCTTGagtgaagattttcaagtagtGTAAAAAGAGTAGGCAAGTTTTAgttttgtatattttatttttggagAAACTTGGAAGTAAGTAATTCTTATCCTTGAATCTATGTTTCAAATTCTAAAAAACCAAGtgaaaggaaatcaaaactcgaAATCCCAACAAGACAATCAGCTCTGCAACTCGAGTAATAATAAAATGCAAAGAAATAACTCAACATCTCCAGCTACAAACCCAAAATCTTCCTTTAGATGATTCTATTAGCAAACGACTGACCATGAATCAGACAGACAAAGACAATCaataaagcaaaaaaaaaaaaatgaaaaataaaaaaaatgctggtagaaagccaagaaatagaTATAACCAGTTGACGAAACCATATTCTTAAAATCTGTCCCTACCCAAACTGAAAATCTGTGAGGGGAAAAAATCACACAGAAGATGAATACAACCAAGCAGATAAAAACACAAGAAagcacaaaaataataaaaaaaaaagagttattttttaatagatttttgaaaccACAAGACTACACAGAAGAAAACAAAAGGCAACAAGAAGAAGGTATATGCAAAGAGAAGGAATAAACCTTGAAAAGGGAAGTAAAATCACTATCCCAAGGATATCCAAAAATTTATTGCCTGGATAGAAATGAAGCAACGACAAATACCAACTTCACAACTCGCAACAGTCGACCAACTCCTAACTCAGTAACCATGAAATGAAGGGAATCAAAGAgcttgagagagagagatagagagagaaacGCGCACTGAGATTTCAGAGATGGGTGGCAAAGAACGTGATTGGATTAAAAGAGACGCAAAAGTGGAGATAAAGTtggtattttttttctaaacaaaaaaataataataattcaagaGTTAATTTCTCAGAGAGAGTAAAGAAAAGGAGAGAAGGAGAGACGATGATGATGAATCTTAATACACGCATGCAAGTGCCTTTGGTGTTTTCTTTATCACGTGTAAAAGGCTTGAGGCCACTGCCACCCCCCCTCCCCCTTCCCCTCCACTGCTTTTATAAATTAGCCTCTCTCTATCTCTACGGTGTTCTTGACTGATCGCGCAGCCTCGGGGAAGTACCATGACCAAGTATATAACGTAATTTaaagagtatatatatatatagagagagagagagaaagggaaAGTGATGGTGGGGAAGGCGTCTTACTATGCTCCAAAACAGCCATCTCTCACTATTATAAAAACCAATCATGCACAGTAGAAGAATAATTCGAACTTGCAGTCCTCTCTCTCGCAGACTTCTCCATATGTTACATTTCCCTTCCTCTCgtgcttttattttctttttctttttatttataatggtcTCTCTCTAGTCCCCATGTAATGCTAGCTAGCTTAGCTCCTCCTCCCATGTATCCTTTTTATGTATGCCTCCACCACCCACCTCACCCTTTGCCAAGTTCTTTAACGGTCCATTCAATGGGTCCTTTAGAACTCCGGGTCCacattttttacaaaaaaaaaaaaaaattctctcttTATGGACCCATTTGGCTTTTTGTATTAATGGTCTGATGATGAATCAAGTAGGTTGGTACTTCACTTCATGACCCTGCCATACCATgtatatgatgcattgcatgcaCCCATTTAAACCTGATTTGCtttgttttttaataattgTTGAGTTCTTAGGTTGTAATACCAGCATTTTTTTCCCATTTGGTCTGGGAAACAAAACATTAAGAAGGTACGGAGATAAGTCATGATCATAGGCATAGGGTGGTTAAGTGGGTAGACAAGTACTTGATGCTAGCCTTGGATTTTTctttactaaatttttaaaaatatatattgaaatATAAAAAGAGAATAGTTGTGATGAATGAGGAcaaggaaaaaaaagagaaagaagcaaTAGGGTGATGAAAGGAGTAGTCATTGCATAT
This window encodes:
- the LOC110601956 gene encoding protein argonaute 10 translates to MPIRQMKESSEQHLVIKTHLQNTMNHPQKHPKTSQNGKGPPPQETHNSKTQNQTLPPAKNRGRRRGRGGRKSDQGDAGMRPSSRPCTLAHKPVNPAGDLLASAPNGSIGNAGSTCEIEMGLGFPTSSKSLSYAARPGYGQMGTKCVVKANHFFAELPDKDLNQYDVTITPEVASRTTNRAIMAELVRLYKESDLGMRLPAYDGRKSLYTAGQLPFAWKEFTIKLVDEEDGINGPKREREYKVVIKFVARANMHHLGQFLAGKRADAPQEALQILDIVLRELSTKRYCPIGRSFFSPDIRAPQRLGDGLESWCGFYQSIRPTQMGLSLNIDMASAAFIEPLPVIEFVAQLLGKDVLSRPLSDSDRIKIKKALRGVKVEVTHRGHVRRKYRVSGLTSQPTRELVFPVDDNSTMKSVVEYFQEMYGFTIQHSHLPCLQVGNQKKANYLPMEACKIVEGQRYTKRLNERQITALLKVTCQRPRDRENDILQTVQHNAYDQDPYAKEFGIKISEKLASVEARILPAPWLKYHETGREKDCLPQVGQWNMMNKKMINGMTVSRWACINFSRSVQESVARGFCNELAQMCQVSGMEFNPEPVIPIYNARPDQVEKALKHVYHSSMSKTKGKELELLLAILPDNNGSLYGDLKRICETDLGLISQCCLTKHVFKISKQYLANVSLKINVKMGGRNTVLLDAISCRIPLVSDIPTIIFGADVTHPENGEDSSPSIAAVVASQDWPEVTKYAGLVCAQAHRQELIQDLYKTWQDPVRGTVSGGMIRDLLVSFRKATGQKPLRIIFYRDGVSEGQFYQVLLYELDAIRKACASLEPNYQPPVTFIVVQKRHHTRLFANNHRDRSSTDKSGNILPGTVVDSKICHPTEFDFYLCSHAGIQGTSRPAHYHVLWDENNFTADGIQSLTNNLCYTYARCTRSVSVVPPAYYAHLAAFRARFYMEPEMQENGSSGVGSGHGSKGTRVGESGVRPLPALKENVKRVMFYC